One segment of Rosa chinensis cultivar Old Blush chromosome 6, RchiOBHm-V2, whole genome shotgun sequence DNA contains the following:
- the LOC112172784 gene encoding brassinosteroid-related acyltransferase 1: MASSTELGDHDHDEYLISKVSITETVLVSSAPVLQQPPKVVSLSNLDRQCPLLMYLVFFYKYPTTSSVDHNRIWSLDSVFQSLKSGLEETLSIWYPAGGRLIMTSSTDDDKSLGGLNLLCNNKGAVLAKAATVVKISELGDLSQYNDFFGNLVYKPPPPVLDEQHEDHFSQMPLVAAQVTKFGCGGYSIGIGISHSLFDGPAAYEFMCAWASNSAIKPNQNKLDVIMDDELQPKPVELVHDRDALLMMVDNYSCHDDDNDDDEGVSCRAAAIDHLYQLIMKSAAAVASTDLLMIKSSNDDNNYVHKTFHLSSAFLNCLKKQVVGDNFSCSSFELVAAHLWKAKTLALGLTMETMVCLQFSVDARNKVDPPLPQGFTGNAYVLASVALTVSQVVDQSDHKAIVDKIREAKKSVTNKYVKSYMEAVAGGGSQQASLPPLKELTLVSDWTRMPFHKVDFLQGEADYASPLVAPVPEVIYFMQNPKDDKGIDMRIGLLPQHLDAFTRYFLTNTN, from the exons ATGGCCAGTAGTACTGAATTAGGTGATCATGATCATGATGAATACTTGATCAGTAAAGTTTCAATCACCGAAACCGTACTGGTGTCTTCTGCACCAGTTTTGCAGCAGCCTCCAAAAGTTGTCAGCCTCTCAAACTTGGATCGCCAGTGTCCACTTCTTATGTACTTGGTTTTCTTTTACAAATATCCCACCACCTCCTCTGTTGATCATAATCGAATTTGGTCGCTTGATTCAGTTTTTCAAAGCTTGAAGTCAGGCTTGGAAGAGACTTTATCCATCTGGTACCCGGCGGGAGGTAGATTGATCATGACCAGCTCCACCGACGACGACAAA TCGCTTGGCGGTCTTAACTTGTTGTGCAACAACAAAGGTGCTGTTCTTGCCAAGGCAGCCACTGTGGTTAAGATATCAGAGCTTGGAGACCTCTCTCAATACAATGACTTCTTCGGAAACTTGGTTTACAAGCCTCCTCCTCCTGTGCTTGATGAACAACATGAAGATCATTTCTCTCAGATGCCTTTAGTTGCTGCTCAG GTGACCAAGTTTGGATGCGGAGGCTACTCAATTGGCATTGGCATCAGCCACTCGTTGTTTGATGGACCAGCTGCATATGAGTTTATGTGTGCATGGGCTTCTAATTCTGCTatcaaaccaaatcaaaacaaatTAGACGTCATAATGGATGATGAGCTGCAGCCTAAACCAGTAGAACTAGTGCACGATAGAGACGCACTGTTGATGATGGTTGACAATTATTCATGTCATGATGACGATAACGATGACGATGAAGGGGTTAGCTGTAGGGCTGCTGCCATAGATCATTTATATCAACTGATAATGAAATCAGCAGCAGCAGTTGCATCCACTGATCTCCTGATGATCAAGAGTAGCAATGATGATAATAATTATGTTCACAAGACCTTTCATTTGAGCAGTGCATTCCTCAACTGTTTGAAGAAGCAGGTTGTTGGTGACAACTTTTCATGTTCCTCCTTTGAACTTGTAGCAGCTCACCTCTGGAAG GCGAAGACTTTGGCTTTAGGATTGACCATGGAAACAATGGTGTGCTTGCAATTTTCTGTGGACGCGAGGAACAAGGTGGACCCTCCACTTCCTCAAGGTTTCACCGGCAACGCTTACGTCCTGGCCTCTGTTGCGCTCACTGTCTCACAGGTTGTTGACCAATCCGACCACAAAGCCATTGTTGACAAGATAAGGGAAGCCAAGAAGTCTGTGACAAACAAGTACGTCAAGTCGTACATGGAGGCGGTTGCAGGTGGTGGATCCCAGCAGGCTTCTCTACCTCCTCTCAAGGAGCTCACCTTAGTGTCTGATTGGACCAGAATGCCCTTCCACAAGGTTGACTTCTTACAAGGAGAAGCAGATTATGCTTCTCCGTTGGTCGCACCAGTGCCAGAGGTTATTTATTTCATGCAGAATCCAAAGGATGACAAGGGCATTGACATGAGAATTGGATTGCTTCCGCAACACCTCGATGCCTTCACTCGCTATTTCCTCACCAATACCAACTGA
- the LOC112172783 gene encoding two-component response regulator ARR12 → MTIEAVLDDQRDQFPLGMRVLIVDDDVTCLRVLETMLHKCQYHVTATSHAFTALELLRENRNKFDLVISDVQMPDMDGFKLLELVGLEMDLPVIMLSSNGDRELVMKGVTHGACDYLVKPVRIQELKNIWQHVVRRKKVDSKDQTNSGNQDKSHIGNCGGGMANLDQNVKLNKKRKDQNEDEDDNRDEDGYDNDDPSTQKKPRVVWSVDLHRKFVAAVNKLGIDKAVPKKILDLMNEDKLTRENVASHLQKFRLYLKRISCVANQQANMMAAIGSSDSSYLRMGSFNGVRNYHALTGPGQFNNTGFRSMPLNGMIGRVNTPAGLGQHCLPSSGSIKLGHGQHPSNSILDQGLFPGNRNGSMFQGNLELDQRHSKGATSVRDLSAGINGTPVFPIPGGLSDAKLIVSRSSDAVGLTDDLILRHPRDFEGGREYVNQSSLSVAPLKSEFSAPFLDHGRLNDSWSSAAQSSAFRSNSFPSSNTRDNIPVGMSSQLRNCQFDVPSINSVSSQLQDPRTEMLIQPSAISSTAEQIIDSDPTQGWVWMDHKQDSPYHHSDAISSSMNSLMPANIPVAFDQNLDSKGTTLQRNMDFNSIGQSNFLDPLLIKFDEVERSVEASMNLKPGYTMDQRKPQGGLVSNNYGLLDDLVSAMTNQLEKR, encoded by the exons ATGACTATCGAGGCAGTACTAGATGACCAGAGAGATCAGTTTCCTCTTGGAATGCGTGTTCTTATCGTCGATGATGATGTCACTTGCCTGCGGGTCTTGGAGACTATGCTTCATAAGTGCCAATATCATG TTACGGCTACCAGTCATGCATTTACGGCATTGGAGTTGTTAAGAGAAAACAGGAACAAGTTTGACTTGGTTATCAGTGATGTCCAAATGCCAGACATGGATGGATTCAAGTTGCTCGAGCTTGTTGGGCTTGAGATGGATCTCCCTGTTATAA TGTTGTCCTCAAATGGAGATAGAGAACTTGTGATGAAGGGAGTAACCCATGGAGCTTGTGATTATCTGGTAAAGCCTGTCCGAATTCAAGAGTTGAAGAACATCTGGCAACATGTTGTCAGGAGAAAGAAGGTTGATTCGAAGGACCAGACAAATTCTGGCAATCAGGACAAGTCTCATATTGGAAATTGTGGTGGAGGCATGGCTAATTTGGATCAGAATGTGAAGCTCAATAAAAAAAGGAAGGATCAgaatgaggatgaggatgacaATCGTGATGAGGATGGGTATGACAATGATGATccttcaacccagaaaaagccTCGTGTTGTTTGGTCTGTAGACCTGCATCGCAAGTTTGTTGCTGCTGTTAATAAGTTGGGCATTGACA AGGCGGTACCCAAAAAGATTCTAGATTTGATGAATGAGGATAAGCTTACTAGAGAAAATGTGGCAAGCCATCTCCAG AAATTTAGACTATATCTTAAAAGAATCAGTTGCGTGGCAAACCAACAAGCTAATATGATGGCAGCTATAGGTAGTTCGGATTCTTCTTATTTGCGAATGGGTTCTTTCAACGGAGTTCGAAATTACCATGCATTGACTGGACCTGGGCAGTTTAACAACACTGGTTTTAGATCCATGCCACTTAATGGGATGATTGGTAGAGTGAACACTCCTGCTGGTCTGGGTCAGCATTGCCTGCCATCTTCAGGATCAATTAAGTTGGGTCATGGACAACATCCAAGCAACTCGATTCTTGATCAGGGCTTATTTCCTGGAAACCGTAATGGAAGTatgtttcaaggaaatttggaaCTTGATCAACGGCACAGTAAAGGTGCTACCTCCGTGCGGGACCTCTCTGCTGGTATCAATGGTACACCAGTTTTTCCCATTCCCGGTGGTCTTTCAGATGCAAAACTGATTGTCAGTAGATCAAGTGATGCTGTTGGGCTTACAGACGATTTAATCTTAAGACATCCTCGAGATTTTGAAGGTGGAAGAGAATATGTAAACCAGTCTTCACTTTCAGTGGCTcctttaaaatctgaattttcTGCCCCCTTTCTGGATCATGGTAGGTTGAATGACAGCTGGTCAAGCGCTGCTCAGTCATCTGCTTTCCGATCAAATTCTTTTCCATCAAGTAATACGAGGGACAATATACCTGTTGGAATGTCCTCGCAACTGCGGAACTGTCAGTTTGATGTTCCTTCTATAAATTCAGTCTCCAGTCAATTGCAGGATCCAAGAACAGAAATGCTGATCCAACCTTCTGCAATTAGTAGCACTGCTGAGCAGATAATTGATAGTGATCCAACTCAGGGGTGGGTGTGGATGGATCATAAGCAGGATTCCCCATACCACCACTCGGATGCTATAAGTAGCTCCATGAACTCTTTGATGCCTGCTAATATTCCCGTGGCTTTTGACCAGAATTTGGACTCAAAAGGCACAACTTTACAAAGAAACATGGACTTCAATTCCATTGGACAGTCAAATTTTCTTGATCCTTTGCTCATAAAATTTGATGAGGTTGAAAGATCAGTGGAGGCATCAATGAACTTGAAGCCAGGGTACACTATGGACCAACGGAAGCCACAGGGTGGGCTAGTATCAAATAATTATGGGTTATTGGATGATTTAGTGAGTGCAATGACAAATCAG CTGGAAAAGAGATGA